In one window of Cytophagaceae bacterium ABcell3 DNA:
- the pdxA gene encoding 4-hydroxythreonine-4-phosphate dehydrogenase PdxA, with protein sequence MSYLHNKSDRPVIGISIGDFNGIGPEIILKTLSDSRILKMCIPVVYGSLKVFSKYKKLLDSQADVQFFQIKTAEKLNYKKVNLINCWEEDYEISPGTPTQESGNGAFLALERMTNDIQNNLLDAIVTAPIHKANIRSEKFQFAGHTEYLGHKAGVDNILMIMASELMKVALATTHIALNQVPEALNKQLLENKLKTLFQTLKSDFGITKPKVALLGLNPHSGEDGLMGQEEQKLLIPFIEEKRTKGQLVFGPYPSDGFFGKQLYKKYDAVLAMYHDQGLAPFKALNFSTGVNFTAGLPFVRTSPDHGTAFDIAGKNLAEEDSFRQALFMACDIVKFKHTGQQSDLN encoded by the coding sequence ATGTCATATTTACATAACAAATCAGATAGACCCGTAATAGGAATTAGCATTGGCGACTTTAATGGCATAGGCCCTGAAATCATATTAAAAACCTTAAGCGATTCCAGGATCTTGAAAATGTGTATACCTGTGGTATACGGATCATTAAAGGTGTTCTCTAAGTATAAAAAACTCTTGGACAGTCAGGCTGATGTGCAGTTTTTTCAAATAAAAACAGCCGAAAAGCTCAATTATAAGAAAGTAAACCTAATCAATTGTTGGGAGGAGGATTATGAAATTTCTCCAGGAACTCCCACACAGGAGTCTGGCAATGGCGCTTTTCTAGCGTTAGAGCGAATGACTAATGATATACAGAACAATTTGCTAGACGCGATAGTCACAGCACCCATCCATAAAGCCAATATCAGGAGCGAAAAATTTCAATTTGCCGGCCATACCGAATATTTAGGACACAAAGCAGGTGTTGACAATATATTAATGATCATGGCAAGTGAGCTAATGAAGGTGGCATTAGCAACTACCCATATAGCACTGAACCAAGTACCTGAGGCACTGAACAAGCAGTTGCTGGAAAATAAACTAAAAACACTTTTCCAAACATTAAAAAGTGATTTTGGAATAACAAAACCTAAAGTCGCACTACTGGGACTCAACCCTCACTCCGGCGAAGACGGCTTAATGGGACAAGAAGAACAAAAACTTTTAATACCATTTATAGAAGAAAAAAGAACAAAAGGGCAACTGGTATTTGGCCCCTATCCATCTGATGGTTTTTTTGGCAAACAGCTTTATAAAAAATATGATGCTGTGCTGGCTATGTACCATGACCAAGGGTTAGCCCCATTTAAAGCCCTAAATTTCAGCACCGGAGTAAACTTTACGGCGGGTCTTCCGTTTGTCAGAACATCTCCGGATCACGGTACCGCATTTGATATAGCAGGCAAAAATTTGGCCGAAGAAGACTCATTTAGGCAAGCTTTGTTTATGGCTTGCGACATCGTAAAGTTCAAACATACGGGACAACAGAGCGATTTGAACTAA
- a CDS encoding DUF177 domain-containing protein, with product MKDRRLYDIDIISLSNKKHYYSYQIDSSFFAIFEDSYIQQGSLQAELTLDKTETLIRINFKVNGTVELTCDRSLEQFDFQILLDEGLIFKYGDDYTELTEEIILIPRNLQTLNVAQYIYEFIGLSVPMKKLHPRFITEENHEDAESILIYTSEETEEKGEKEEKSDEGDEDPRWKILKNIRNNYN from the coding sequence ATGAAGGACAGAAGATTGTATGATATTGACATAATATCATTAAGTAATAAGAAACATTATTACAGCTATCAGATAGACAGTTCTTTTTTTGCAATTTTTGAGGATTCATATATACAACAAGGAAGTTTACAAGCAGAACTTACACTCGACAAAACTGAAACATTGATCAGGATCAATTTTAAGGTCAATGGAACAGTAGAGTTAACTTGCGACAGGAGTCTCGAGCAGTTCGACTTCCAGATATTGTTAGACGAAGGGTTGATCTTTAAATATGGAGACGACTATACAGAGCTTACTGAAGAGATTATTCTTATACCAAGAAACCTTCAGACGTTAAACGTAGCTCAGTACATATATGAATTCATAGGATTATCAGTACCTATGAAAAAACTGCATCCTCGTTTTATAACTGAGGAGAACCATGAAGATGCCGAATCTATATTGATTTACACTTCTGAAGAAACTGAGGAAAAAGGAGAAAAAGAAGAAAAATCTGATGAAGGGGATGAAGATCCCCGGTGGAAAATTTTAAAAAACATTAGAAACAATTATAATTAA
- the rpmF gene encoding 50S ribosomal protein L32 translates to MAHPKRKTSKTRRDKRRTHYKATADQLAVCSVTGEYHLPHRAYWHEGKLYYKGQVVLEKEVLV, encoded by the coding sequence ATGGCTCATCCTAAACGTAAAACTTCTAAAACAAGAAGAGACAAAAGAAGAACCCATTATAAAGCCACAGCAGATCAGCTTGCGGTTTGTTCAGTAACAGGAGAATACCATCTACCACATAGAGCTTACTGGCACGAAGGGAAATTATATTACAAAGGCCAGGTTGTATTGGAAAAAGAAGTATTGGTATAA
- the plsX gene encoding phosphate acyltransferase PlsX — MNIALDAMGGDLAPKAVIEGALLARDLIPSETNIVLIGRESDILKEIAECGGSPEYFTIVHSDDIIEMGEHPTKAFQQKPNASIAIGFGMLKSRKADVFCSAGNTGAMMVGSLFTVKAIPGIMRPGIAGLIPKERGEYGVILDVGANAECKPEVLDQFAVLGSIYAQNVMNIENPKVALMNLGEEEQKGSVITQAAHQLMKANKKINFVGNVEGRDLFNEKADVIVCDGFNGNVILKMAESFYDLMSKRNITSPFIELFNYATVGGSPILGVDGNVIIAHGCSDPMAIKNMILQAVKLAEADITSKIKQAYC, encoded by the coding sequence ATGAATATAGCATTGGACGCAATGGGTGGCGATCTCGCGCCCAAGGCTGTAATTGAAGGTGCGCTCTTAGCCAGGGATTTAATTCCTTCCGAAACGAACATTGTTCTTATCGGAAGAGAATCTGATATACTTAAAGAAATTGCTGAATGCGGCGGTTCTCCTGAATACTTTACCATAGTCCATTCCGATGATATCATCGAAATGGGCGAGCATCCTACCAAAGCTTTTCAGCAAAAGCCTAACGCAAGTATTGCGATAGGTTTTGGAATGCTGAAAAGTAGAAAAGCCGATGTGTTCTGCAGCGCAGGAAACACAGGGGCTATGATGGTCGGATCGCTCTTTACAGTAAAGGCTATTCCAGGGATAATGCGTCCAGGCATAGCAGGTCTTATTCCCAAAGAACGTGGAGAATATGGCGTAATCCTGGATGTAGGAGCCAATGCCGAATGCAAGCCTGAAGTATTAGATCAGTTTGCTGTCTTGGGGTCTATCTATGCACAAAATGTTATGAACATAGAAAACCCTAAAGTAGCTCTAATGAATCTTGGCGAAGAAGAACAAAAGGGTTCTGTGATCACACAGGCTGCGCATCAATTAATGAAAGCCAATAAGAAAATCAACTTTGTCGGAAACGTCGAAGGTAGAGATCTCTTTAATGAAAAGGCTGATGTAATAGTATGTGACGGCTTTAATGGTAACGTTATCCTTAAAATGGCCGAATCTTTTTACGACCTAATGAGCAAAAGGAATATAACATCTCCGTTTATTGAACTTTTTAACTACGCTACTGTTGGCGGAAGCCCTATTTTAGGCGTAGACGGAAATGTAATCATTGCACATGGTTGTTCAGATCCTATGGCTATAAAAAACATGATCCTACAAGCAGTAAAACTTGCAGAAGCTGATATCACTTCTAAAATAAAACAGGCGTATTGCTAA
- a CDS encoding beta-ketoacyl-ACP synthase III: MSKIRAAITGVGGYVPEYILTNQELEKMVETNDEWITSRTGIKERRILKGEDKGTSHMAEKAVNELLQKTDTKPEEVDLLICCTTTPDFVFPATGNILCDMTGLKNAFSYDLQAACSGFIFGLSTASQFVETGKFKKVIVVGADKMSSIINYEDRTTCIIFGDGAAAVMLEPDTSGHGVIDSILKTDGAGAKYLCQKAGGSRRPPSIETVQNKEHYAYQEGATVFKFAVSNMANVSAEIMEKNNLTADDIAWLAPHQANKRIINATAERMGLSSDKVLMNIEKYGNTTNATIPLLLWDFEKNFKKGQNIIMSAFGGGFTWGSVYLKWAYDPK; encoded by the coding sequence ATGAGCAAAATAAGAGCTGCTATAACCGGAGTGGGTGGCTATGTACCTGAGTACATACTAACCAATCAGGAACTCGAAAAAATGGTGGAAACCAACGACGAGTGGATTACCTCCAGGACAGGTATCAAAGAACGTCGCATTTTAAAAGGAGAAGACAAGGGGACTTCCCATATGGCTGAAAAAGCCGTTAATGAACTTCTTCAAAAAACAGACACCAAACCCGAGGAGGTAGATCTACTGATCTGCTGTACCACAACCCCTGATTTTGTGTTTCCTGCAACAGGAAATATACTCTGCGACATGACCGGGCTAAAAAACGCTTTTAGTTATGATTTACAAGCGGCATGTTCAGGTTTTATATTTGGCCTAAGCACGGCTTCCCAGTTTGTAGAAACAGGAAAGTTTAAAAAAGTAATTGTTGTTGGTGCAGACAAAATGTCTTCCATCATCAACTATGAAGACCGTACCACTTGCATAATTTTTGGGGACGGTGCAGCAGCGGTAATGTTAGAGCCTGATACCAGCGGCCATGGAGTCATTGACAGTATTTTAAAAACAGATGGCGCTGGGGCAAAATATCTTTGCCAGAAAGCAGGCGGCAGCCGTAGACCTCCAAGCATTGAAACAGTGCAAAACAAAGAGCATTATGCTTACCAAGAGGGGGCTACTGTATTCAAATTTGCTGTTAGCAATATGGCAAATGTGTCTGCAGAAATTATGGAGAAAAACAACCTAACAGCCGATGATATTGCATGGCTAGCTCCACACCAAGCGAACAAAAGAATTATTAATGCCACAGCAGAGCGTATGGGCTTAAGTTCTGATAAAGTACTTATGAACATTGAGAAGTATGGAAATACTACCAATGCTACCATTCCTCTTCTACTTTGGGACTTTGAAAAGAATTTTAAAAAAGGTCAGAATATTATTATGTCAGCTTTTGGTGGAGGATTTACATGGGGCTCTGTGTACCTAAAATGGGCGTACGACCCTAAATAA
- the accB gene encoding acetyl-CoA carboxylase biotin carboxyl carrier protein: protein MKAKEIQDLIDFISKSGLAEVNIETEQFKIAVKKHNEAPVRAEVQQVAAPAPQAPAAPAPSPSPSSKAEPEAPKSSEGNLITIKSPMIGTFYRSSSPDTPPFVNIGDEVKPGKTVCIIEAMKLFNEIESEVSGKIVKVLVENASPVEYDQPLFLVEP from the coding sequence ATGAAAGCTAAAGAAATTCAGGACTTAATAGACTTTATTTCTAAATCAGGTCTTGCAGAAGTCAATATTGAAACAGAACAGTTTAAAATAGCTGTTAAAAAACATAATGAGGCACCTGTACGTGCTGAAGTTCAACAAGTAGCAGCTCCTGCCCCACAGGCACCAGCTGCCCCGGCACCTTCGCCATCACCTTCTTCAAAAGCAGAGCCTGAAGCTCCTAAATCCTCAGAAGGTAATCTAATAACTATAAAGTCGCCGATGATAGGTACATTCTACCGCTCATCCTCTCCAGACACCCCTCCTTTTGTCAACATTGGCGATGAAGTAAAACCAGGAAAAACTGTTTGCATTATTGAAGCAATGAAACTTTTCAATGAAATTGAATCTGAAGTTTCAGGAAAAATTGTCAAAGTGCTCGTAGAAAACGCTTCTCCAGTAGAATACGATCAGCCGTTGTTCTTGGTTGAACCTTAA
- the accC gene encoding acetyl-CoA carboxylase biotin carboxylase subunit, whose product MFKKILIANRGEIALRVIRACKELNIKTVAVYSTADKDSLHLKYADEAVCIGAATSSKSYLNIPNIISAAEITNADAIHPGYGFLSENADFSKICQDYNIKFIGASPEMICSMGDKSSAKATMKKAGVPTIPGSDGLLESVQEGLKIANKIKYPVILKATAGGGGRGMRIVRNDQEFEKAWKDAKAEAGAAFGNDGLYLEKFVEEPRHVEIQILGDKHGKAIHLSERDCSIQRRHQKLVEETPSPVITDKLRSKMGDAAVKGAKAINYEGAGTIEFLVDKHGDFYFMEMNTRIQVEHPITEEVTGVDLIKEQIRMAAGEKIKSKNLTPQRYSIECRINAEDPANNFRPSPGKITNFNLPGGNGVRVDTHCYTGYIIPSNYDSMVAKIICSAATRDEALNRMKRALEEFVIEGVKTTIPFHIKLMDDPVFRSGRFTTAFLEGFDFSKLK is encoded by the coding sequence ATGTTTAAGAAGATTCTCATAGCAAACCGGGGAGAAATAGCTCTTCGGGTAATTCGTGCATGCAAAGAATTAAATATAAAAACAGTTGCGGTTTATTCAACGGCTGATAAAGACAGCCTTCACTTGAAATATGCAGATGAAGCGGTTTGTATAGGTGCAGCCACTAGTAGCAAATCCTACCTGAACATTCCTAACATTATTTCAGCGGCCGAAATAACCAATGCAGATGCCATCCATCCAGGGTATGGCTTCCTTTCGGAAAATGCAGACTTTTCTAAAATCTGTCAGGATTACAATATAAAATTTATTGGTGCCAGTCCTGAAATGATCTGTTCCATGGGTGACAAGTCTTCGGCTAAGGCCACCATGAAAAAAGCAGGCGTCCCTACCATACCAGGATCTGATGGGTTGTTAGAATCTGTTCAGGAAGGTTTAAAAATAGCCAACAAGATCAAGTACCCCGTTATTTTAAAAGCAACTGCAGGCGGAGGTGGACGAGGAATGAGGATTGTTCGCAATGACCAAGAGTTTGAGAAAGCTTGGAAAGATGCTAAAGCAGAAGCAGGTGCTGCTTTTGGGAACGACGGATTATACCTAGAAAAGTTTGTTGAAGAGCCAAGGCATGTTGAAATCCAAATTCTTGGTGATAAACATGGAAAAGCCATTCACCTTTCTGAAAGAGACTGTTCTATACAAAGAAGACACCAAAAACTAGTTGAGGAAACCCCTTCTCCTGTTATTACAGATAAACTCAGGAGCAAGATGGGAGACGCTGCTGTAAAAGGGGCAAAAGCCATTAACTATGAAGGTGCAGGGACAATTGAGTTTCTGGTCGATAAGCACGGCGATTTCTATTTTATGGAAATGAATACCCGTATACAGGTAGAGCATCCAATTACTGAAGAGGTAACGGGTGTAGACCTTATAAAAGAACAAATAAGAATGGCAGCAGGCGAAAAGATTAAATCTAAAAACCTGACTCCGCAAAGATACTCCATAGAATGTAGGATTAACGCTGAAGACCCTGCCAATAACTTTAGACCATCACCAGGAAAAATCACAAACTTTAATTTACCCGGTGGAAATGGCGTAAGGGTAGATACCCATTGCTACACAGGATATATTATCCCTTCAAACTATGACTCTATGGTGGCTAAGATCATCTGTAGTGCAGCTACCCGTGATGAGGCATTGAACAGAATGAAAAGAGCGCTGGAAGAATTTGTTATTGAAGGTGTGAAAACAACCATTCCTTTCCATATCAAACTAATGGACGACCCTGTGTTTAGGTCTGGCAGGTTTACAACAGCATTCCTTGAAGGTTTTGACTTCTCCAAACTGAAGTAA
- a CDS encoding DUF3109 family protein yields MIVIDNTIISEDIAEQMFLCDLKKCKGACCIEGDSGAPLEISELDTLEKNYSKIKPYLMPEGIKAIEEQGLYVKDGFDDEFVTPTIGGRECAYVTYENGMLQCGIEKAWKDGKIKFQKPISCHLYPIRISKYDHYEALNYDRWYICNDACRNGMENGVEIYKFTKDALIRKYGEDWYKQLVYKIENEK; encoded by the coding sequence GTGATAGTAATTGACAATACCATTATAAGTGAGGATATCGCTGAGCAGATGTTCCTCTGTGATTTAAAGAAATGTAAAGGTGCTTGTTGTATTGAAGGGGATTCTGGCGCCCCGCTGGAAATTAGTGAATTAGATACCTTAGAGAAGAATTATAGCAAAATTAAACCTTACCTTATGCCGGAAGGAATTAAAGCGATAGAAGAGCAGGGGCTGTATGTAAAGGATGGTTTTGACGATGAGTTTGTCACACCTACTATTGGTGGGAGAGAGTGCGCTTATGTTACTTATGAAAATGGTATGCTGCAATGTGGTATTGAAAAGGCTTGGAAAGATGGTAAGATTAAGTTCCAAAAGCCGATTTCTTGTCACTTGTACCCGATTCGTATCAGTAAGTATGATCATTATGAGGCCCTAAACTATGACAGGTGGTATATTTGTAATGATGCTTGTAGAAATGGAATGGAAAACGGGGTAGAAATTTACAAATTTACCAAGGACGCTTTAATCAGAAAGTACGGAGAAGACTGGTATAAGCAGTTGGTTTATAAAATTGAAAACGAAAAGTAG
- a CDS encoding 3'-5' exonuclease, with the protein MDYLDCLNEPQRNAVLTTEGPVMIIAGAGSGKTRVLTYRIANLIQSGIDPFNILALTFTNKAAKEMRTRIEEVVGTDARNLWMGTFHSVFARILRSEAEKIGYPSNFTIYDTEDSKSLIRQILKENYLDDKVYKPNTVLARISGAKNRLISARDYLNNPRIQADDQAALRPEIGRIYKLYQDRCFKAGAMDFDDLLFNTNVLFKDHIDVLNKYQNRFKYVMVDEFQDTNFSQYLITRKLSAQNRNICVVGDDAQSIYAFRGADIQNILNFEKDYPELKVFKLEQNYRSTKTIVNAANCVITKNKAQLPKNVWTSNEDGNLIEVIKANSDNEEGMLVANSIFEEKMNKKLKNSDFAILYRTNSQSRSIEEALRRKNIKYKIFGGLSFYQRKEIKDLVAYLRFTVNNNDEQSLRRIINYPKRGIGETSVSKLMVAAEENSLTLWETLNKASSFLTTRTASAIQEFASRIKAFGLFSEKKDAFETAMQIAKESGLMKELYEDKTIEGLNRHENVQELLNAVKEFVDTPDREDKSLSAFLQEISLLTDADNDKDDDLDKVTLMTIHSSKGLEFKNVYLVGLEEDLFPSQMMLSSRADLEEERRLFYVAITRAEKNLTISYATTRYRFGRLKPCEPSRFLTEFDQSYIKMSRKYVARERESTADAPRTRFTAATARSRPKIHYIPSPDFKPSDTSKLKAGMKVEHPKFGYGIVKKMDIAGNDKKALIDFDNHGEKTLILNFAKLKIHSIQ; encoded by the coding sequence ATGGACTATTTAGACTGTCTGAACGAACCTCAGAGAAATGCCGTCTTGACTACAGAAGGACCGGTGATGATAATAGCGGGTGCAGGTTCAGGAAAAACAAGAGTACTTACCTACAGGATTGCCAATCTCATACAAAGTGGTATAGATCCTTTCAACATTTTAGCCCTTACTTTCACCAATAAGGCGGCAAAAGAAATGCGTACCCGTATAGAAGAAGTTGTAGGCACGGATGCCCGCAATCTATGGATGGGTACCTTTCACTCGGTATTTGCCAGAATTTTACGCTCTGAAGCTGAAAAGATAGGATATCCTTCCAACTTTACGATTTATGATACGGAAGATTCCAAGTCATTGATACGGCAAATTCTAAAAGAAAACTATCTTGACGACAAGGTATATAAACCCAATACGGTATTGGCAAGGATTTCAGGAGCCAAAAACCGCTTGATTTCCGCAAGGGATTATCTTAACAATCCAAGAATACAAGCAGATGACCAAGCAGCCTTGCGACCTGAAATAGGAAGGATTTATAAGCTCTACCAGGACAGGTGCTTCAAAGCAGGCGCCATGGACTTTGACGATTTGTTGTTCAATACAAATGTCTTGTTCAAAGACCACATAGACGTTCTTAACAAATATCAGAACAGGTTTAAATATGTCATGGTAGACGAGTTTCAGGATACGAACTTTTCCCAGTACCTGATTACAAGAAAGCTATCTGCTCAGAATAGAAATATTTGTGTGGTGGGTGATGATGCGCAAAGTATTTATGCATTCCGAGGCGCCGATATCCAAAATATCTTAAACTTTGAAAAAGACTATCCAGAGTTAAAGGTCTTTAAACTAGAGCAAAATTACAGGTCTACCAAAACAATCGTAAATGCGGCAAATTGTGTAATAACTAAAAACAAAGCTCAGTTGCCTAAAAACGTCTGGACATCTAATGAAGATGGCAACCTGATAGAGGTAATAAAAGCAAACTCCGATAACGAAGAGGGCATGTTGGTAGCAAACTCCATTTTTGAGGAGAAAATGAACAAAAAGCTAAAGAACAGCGACTTTGCCATCCTCTACCGTACCAACAGCCAATCCAGATCAATAGAAGAGGCCTTACGAAGAAAAAACATAAAGTATAAAATTTTTGGAGGTCTTTCTTTCTACCAAAGAAAAGAAATAAAAGACTTGGTAGCTTACCTGAGGTTCACTGTTAACAACAATGATGAACAATCTCTGCGTAGAATTATTAATTATCCAAAGAGAGGTATCGGTGAGACTTCAGTTTCTAAGCTTATGGTAGCTGCGGAGGAGAATAGCCTTACATTATGGGAAACCCTCAATAAAGCAAGTTCTTTTTTAACCACCCGAACAGCTTCGGCAATTCAAGAGTTTGCCAGCAGGATAAAAGCATTTGGATTATTTTCGGAAAAGAAAGATGCTTTTGAAACCGCTATGCAGATAGCCAAAGAGTCCGGGCTAATGAAAGAGCTTTATGAAGACAAAACCATAGAAGGCTTAAACAGGCATGAAAACGTACAAGAATTACTAAATGCAGTAAAGGAGTTTGTAGACACACCAGACCGAGAGGATAAAAGCCTTAGTGCTTTCCTACAGGAAATATCTCTGCTTACAGACGCTGACAATGACAAAGACGATGACTTGGACAAGGTTACGTTAATGACCATTCACTCATCAAAAGGGCTGGAATTCAAAAATGTCTACTTGGTAGGTTTAGAAGAAGACCTATTTCCTTCTCAAATGATGCTAAGCAGCAGGGCTGACCTGGAAGAGGAAAGAAGGCTCTTTTACGTAGCCATTACCAGGGCGGAGAAAAACCTTACCATTAGCTATGCTACGACAAGATACCGTTTTGGCCGTCTGAAACCTTGTGAACCCAGCAGGTTTTTGACAGAGTTTGACCAAAGTTATATTAAAATGTCTAGAAAGTATGTAGCAAGAGAAAGGGAGTCAACCGCAGATGCGCCAAGAACAAGGTTTACAGCCGCTACAGCCAGAAGTCGTCCTAAGATTCATTATATTCCATCACCAGACTTTAAACCTAGTGATACTTCTAAGCTCAAAGCAGGCATGAAAGTTGAGCATCCTAAGTTTGGATATGGCATAGTAAAAAAGATGGACATAGCCGGGAATGATAAAAAGGCGCTAATAGATTTTGATAATCATGGTGAAAAAACACTAATTTTGAATTTCGCCAAGTTGAAAATTCATAGTATACAGTAG
- a CDS encoding DUF4290 domain-containing protein: MEYSEEEGIILKEYGRNVQKIVKYILSIEDREKRSRFARTLVELMKQINPTMRDAQDTYQKIWDHLYVISGFKLDVDSPYPMPEVSILSRKPMKVEYNTHNLRFRHYGRNVELLIQKAIDTDDPEEKEAAISFVGKLMKRFYSAWNKESIDDEIIIEHLRILSNNKLDIDVEKVKSENLFDSNSPRERDSRQVGGSYGRGRQRKQSDNKRRNSNN, translated from the coding sequence ATGGAATATTCTGAAGAAGAGGGTATAATCCTAAAGGAGTACGGCAGAAATGTCCAAAAGATTGTTAAATATATACTTAGTATAGAAGATCGCGAAAAACGTAGCAGGTTTGCCAGAACGCTTGTCGAGTTGATGAAGCAGATAAACCCTACCATGCGCGATGCACAGGATACTTACCAAAAAATTTGGGACCACTTGTATGTGATCTCAGGGTTTAAGTTGGATGTAGACTCGCCGTACCCTATGCCTGAGGTATCCATTTTAAGCAGGAAGCCTATGAAGGTAGAATACAACACCCACAACCTTCGCTTCAGGCACTATGGGAGAAATGTTGAACTACTCATCCAAAAAGCCATAGATACAGACGACCCTGAAGAGAAAGAAGCTGCCATTAGTTTTGTAGGCAAGTTAATGAAAAGATTCTACAGTGCCTGGAACAAAGAAAGCATTGATGACGAGATCATTATAGAGCACCTACGTATTCTTTCAAACAACAAGCTGGATATAGATGTTGAAAAAGTAAAATCTGAAAACTTATTTGACTCAAACAGCCCTAGAGAAAGGGACAGTCGTCAGGTGGGTGGAAGCTATGGACGCGGAAGACAAAGAAAACAATCTGATAATAAAAGAAGAAACAGTAATAATTAA
- the murA gene encoding UDP-N-acetylglucosamine 1-carboxyvinyltransferase has translation MDAFEITGGKRLKGEIFPQGAKNEALQILCAVLLTPEPVVVKNVPDILDVNKLIDLLKDFGVKVKKDSEDTYTFQADTINVDFIETDTFKQKAASLRGSIMILGPLLARFGRAKMPKPGGDKIGRRRLDTHFIGLQKLGAKFNYESKDAFYHIDASDLNGTYMLLDEASVTGTANVVMAAVLAKGKTTIYNAACEPYLQQLCAMLNRMGAKISGIGSNLLYIEGVKSLEGTEHTILPDMIEIGSFIGLAAMTQSELTIKNCRIDQLGMIPSVFQRLGIKMEFRGDDIHIPSQELYEIDTFIDGSILTVADAIWPGFTPDLMSIVLVVATQAKGSVLIHQKMFESRLFFVDKLIDMGAQIILNDPHRATVIGLARKFPLRGIQMTSPDIRAGVALLIAAMSAEGKSVIHNINQIDRGYQHIDKRLNALGADIKRIDAH, from the coding sequence ATGGATGCTTTTGAAATCACAGGCGGGAAGCGTCTGAAAGGAGAAATTTTTCCTCAGGGAGCAAAAAATGAGGCTTTGCAAATTTTATGCGCCGTTTTGCTTACTCCTGAACCCGTTGTTGTCAAAAATGTACCTGATATATTAGATGTCAACAAACTAATCGATCTCCTTAAAGACTTTGGGGTAAAAGTAAAAAAGGATAGTGAAGATACTTATACGTTTCAGGCAGACACAATCAATGTCGATTTTATAGAAACAGATACCTTCAAACAAAAAGCAGCATCCTTACGAGGTTCTATAATGATATTAGGGCCATTGTTGGCAAGGTTTGGCAGGGCAAAAATGCCCAAACCTGGTGGCGACAAAATTGGAAGAAGAAGACTAGACACCCACTTTATTGGTTTACAAAAACTGGGGGCCAAGTTCAACTATGAGTCAAAAGATGCTTTTTACCATATAGATGCGTCAGATCTAAATGGCACCTATATGCTACTGGATGAAGCCTCTGTAACAGGAACTGCGAATGTCGTTATGGCCGCAGTGTTGGCCAAGGGAAAAACCACCATCTATAACGCCGCCTGTGAGCCTTATCTTCAGCAGCTTTGCGCCATGCTAAACAGGATGGGGGCAAAAATATCTGGAATAGGTTCTAACCTGCTTTACATAGAAGGTGTAAAATCTCTTGAGGGAACCGAGCATACCATTTTGCCTGACATGATCGAAATAGGCAGCTTTATTGGGCTTGCCGCCATGACCCAATCAGAGTTGACCATAAAAAATTGTAGGATTGATCAACTTGGCATGATCCCAAGTGTTTTTCAACGTTTAGGAATAAAAATGGAATTCCGTGGGGATGATATTCATATTCCCTCCCAGGAACTTTATGAGATTGATACCTTTATAGACGGGTCGATTCTTACCGTTGCAGATGCTATTTGGCCAGGCTTTACTCCTGACTTAATGAGTATTGTACTTGTGGTAGCCACTCAAGCCAAAGGGTCAGTACTAATTCACCAAAAAATGTTTGAAAGCCGTTTATTCTTCGTGGACAAGTTGATAGATATGGGCGCTCAAATAATATTAAACGACCCACACCGCGCTACAGTAATAGGTTTGGCTCGTAAATTTCCATTAAGAGGCATTCAGATGACATCACCAGATATTCGTGCAGGAGTAGCCCTTTTAATAGCCGCTATGTCAGCAGAGGGAAAGAGCGTTATCCACAACATCAACCAAATTGACAGAGGGTATCAGCATATTGACAAAAGATTAAATGCGCTTGGTGCAGATATAAAAAGGATAGATGCCCACTAA